A single Aspergillus puulaauensis MK2 DNA, chromosome 7, nearly complete sequence DNA region contains:
- a CDS encoding uncharacterized protein (COG:S;~EggNog:ENOG410Q1S9;~InterPro:IPR016024;~SECRETED:SignalP(1-19)), with protein sequence MRFFLSGAALLAVTTVVGASPTSPAASSATTDVEPKEAAQTSADFFPNIFDSNNAESTATSQQETEKEDEPTQAPATSTGTQVAQENTANENTAAENTANQNTATETKQPNIIESIANGFTSDTTDNAPPAQTSESEADQSTTTKSDPSTSSSASESEPTKPNILSGGSDSDGGLKDLGGLGDLLDGVGGLLNPKLLSQITDTFEYLSTGLAPPVDTNLRVLLSNENTKTLNSVISNAGKLLNEKNTQTLSNILGKADGLLSDRNLNNLQKLLNNIDKVNNVVENADSLLTPSFVKKTDGLIDSAAGLLTPKTTKSLETLLEAVNGILPELKSFLTKETFSELSNLLSQASSLLTDKTVDSLKTLLTAVSDLMPSLKGLLTKSTIDELKALLSSASGLLTKKNVNSIETLLDSVNGILPELKGLLTPQTFKELQNLLTQASSLLTKKNVNSIETLLDSVNGILPELKGLLTPETFKELQNLLTQASSLLTEKTVSALKTLLTALPPIIPELKGLLKPETIKEISGLLTEASALLTHDFVNDTQGLVGSASDLLTPSLVKSLKGILGQVEPLLPELEKLLKPAVITSLGDILTNAHDLLDHKFVNETRSLIDGATDLLSPYVLGGLEDLLSGLVPVVPTIKKDFLDESTLEGLYFVLGNATNLLTTKFVDETKDLIDSAGDLLTPELAKSLKGLLGDLDDSMPQIKELLEPSSIKQIQGLLSNAAGLLTKPFVQNTTDIISTASELLPALTGILGSL encoded by the coding sequence ATGCGTTTTTTCCTCAGCGGAGCTGCCCTGCTCGCGGTCACGACCGTCGTGGGCGCCTCCCCGACATCCCCTGCGGCCTCCAGCGCGACAACAGACGTGGAGCCCAAGGAGGCAGCCCAGACCTCTGCCGACTTCTTTCCCAACATCTTCGACAGCAACAATGCTGAGTCCACAGCTACAAGCCagcaggagacggagaaagaagacgagccCACCCAGGCCCCTGCGACCTCCACCGGCACACAGGTAGCCCAAGAGAACACCGCAAACGAGAACACCGCGGCCGAGAACACTGCCAACCAGAACACCGCGACCGAGACCAAGCAGCCCAATATCATCGAGAGCATCGCCAATGGCTTCACTTCTGACACCACTGACAATGCGCCCCCTGCACAGACCAGCGAGTCCGAGGCTGATCAAAGCACGACGACCAAGTCTGATCCCTCCACGTCCAGCTCAGCCTCCGAATCTGAGCCAACCAAGCCCAACATCCTCTCCGGAGGCTCTGACAGTGATGGAGGGTTGAAGGACCTAGGGGGCCTTGGGGATCTGCTCGATGGCGTTGGTGGGCTTCTGAACCCCAAGTTACTGAGCCAGATTACGGACACTTTCGAGTATCTGTCCACTGGTCTTGCGCCGCCTGTCGACACGAACCTGCGTGTTCTCCTTTCCAACGAGAACACCAAGACTCTCAACAGTGTCATCAGCAATGCTGGCAAGCTGCTCAACGAGAAGAACACTCAGACTCTGTCCAACATCCTGGGCAAGGCTGATGGCCTCCTGAGCGACCGCAACCTGAACAACCTGCAgaagctgctcaacaacatcgacaAGGTCAACAACGTTGTTGAGAACGCCGACAGCCTGCTGACCCCGTCCTTCGTCAAGAAGACTGATGGCCTGATCGACTCTGCCGCTGGTCTATTGACGCCCAAGACGACCAAGTCTCTCGAGACTCTGCTCGAGGCCGTCAACGGAATCTTGCCCGAGCTCAAGAGCTTCCTGACCAAGGAGACCTTCTCTGAACTCAGCAACCTTCTGTCCCAGGCCTCTAGCCTGCTCACCGACAAGACGGTCGATAGTCTCAAGACCCTCCTGACGGCCGTCAGCGACTTGATGCCATCGCTCAAGGGTCTGTTGACCAAGTCCACCATCGATGAGCTCAAGGCTCTGCTGTCGTCTGCCAGTGGCCTGCTCACCAAGAAGAACGTCAACTCCATCGAGACTCTCCTGGACTCCGTCAACGGCATCCTGCCCGAGCTCAAGGGTCTCCTCACCCCTCAGACCTTCAAGGAgctccagaacctcctcacccaggcTTCCAGCTTGCTCACCAAGAAGAACGTCAACTCCATTGAGACTCTCCTGGACTCCGTCAACGGCATCCTGCCCGAGCTCAAGGGTCTCCTCACCCCTGAGACCTTCAAGGAgctccagaacctcctcacccaggcTTCCAGCTTGCTCACAGAGAAGACCGTCTCGGCTCTCAAGACCCTTCTCACGGCCCTTCCACCGATCATCCCCGAGCTCAAGGGCTTGCTCAAGCCCGAGACCATCAAGGAGATCAGTGGCCTGCTTACTGAAGCCAGTGCGCTCCTCACGCACGACTTTGTCAACGACACTCAGGGCCTCGTTGGATCTGCCAGCGACTTGCTCACCCCGTCGCTCGTCAAGTCTCTCAAGGGCATTCTCGGCCAGGTGGAGCCTCTCCTCCccgagctcgagaagctgcTCAAGCCCGCCGTCATCACTTCCCTTGGCGATATCCTCACGAACGCCCACGACCTTCTGGACCACAAGTTCGTGAACGAGACCCGCAGCCTGATTGACGGCGCTACCGACCTCCTGAGTCCCTACGTCCTCGGCGGCCTCGAGGACCTCCTTAGCGGACTCGTCCCCGTCGTCCCCACTATCAAGAAggacttcctcgacgagtCCACCCTCGAAGGCCTGTACTTCGTGCTCGGCAACGCCACGAACCTGCTGACCACCAAGTTCGTCGACGAGACCAAGGACCTGATCGACTCCGCGGGAGACCTGCTCACCCCCGAGCTCGCCAAGAGCTTGAAGGGTCTGCTCGGTGACCTCGACGACTCGATGCCTCAGATCAAGGAGCTGCTTGAGCCTTCCTCCATCAAGCAGATCCAGGGTCTGCTATCCAACGCCGCCGGCCTCCTGACCAAGCCGTTCGTGCAGAACACCACTGATATCATCTCGACTGCGTCTGAGCTCCTGCCGGCGCTGACGGGGATCCTTGGCTCGCTCTGA
- a CDS encoding uncharacterized protein (COG:S;~EggNog:ENOG410PN1U;~TransMembrane:7 (o12-34i46-69o81-100i121-143o171-193i205-225o237-261i)) produces the protein MLYLTDRSKDVFAVTIVMLCLSLVSVGLRCFVRLRLIKAFAWDDGVMVLAVGLNIALSISSLIGVGYGIGKKNKDISPADIPKALLCFWLCEVIYILTCMAGKISIAMTILRVTVERSHRIILFLAIIVTLAIGLMTWFIILLQCLPVSHFWNPGGGGSCLDVNVITSTAYVYSVFTAACDFTLGILPIAIVWNLRKSLQTKIAVAALLGLGCLASTAVLIRIPFVPEFKSADLLYGATQILLLSVIETGIGITAASLTTLRPLFRPFRDESPSNSQTSTNINICRTLWPGLLFGPRIDRKTPDATAISAEQQENDCISDRRDSPNWTSANDVDMGILFERWWTPNGV, from the exons ATGCTATACCTGACAGATAGGAGCAAAGACGTATTCGCCGTCACGATCGTGATGTTGTGCTTATCCCTGGTTTCAGTCGGTCTTCGATGCTTCGTCCGTTTGAGACTGATCAAGGCCTTTGCATGGGACGATGGCGTGATGGTATTGGCAGTG GGACTGAACATTGCCCTGTCTATATCTTCCTTGATCGGGGTGGGATACGGCAttgggaagaagaataaaGACATATCTCCTGCAGACATTCCCAAAGCACTATTG TGCTTCTGGCTGTGCGAggtgatatatatattaacatGCATGGCAGGGAAGATATCAATAGCCATGACAATACTGCGAGTCACGGTCGAAAGATCGCACAGAATCATTCTGTTCCTAGCTATTATAGTCACCCTCGCCATCGGACTTATGACATGGTTTATTATACTCCTGCAATGTCTCCCCGTTTCTCATTTCTGGAATCCGGGGGGAGGTGGGAGCTGTCTAGATGTTAACGTCATTACCTCCACTGCATATGTATACAGCGTCTTTACCGCAGCATGTGATTTTACCCTTGGCATTCTACCGATTGCGATCGTTTGGAACCTGCGAAAGAGTCTGCAGACCAAGATTGCTGTAGCGGCTCTCTTAGGCCTAGGCTGCTT GGCGAGCACTGCGGTCTTAATTCGCATTCCATTCGTCCCTGAATTCAAGAGCGCCGACTTATTGT ATGGTGCTACTCAGATATTGCTGCTGTCTGTGATTGAAACGGGCATTGGCATCACAGCAGCAAGCCTCACGACCCTGCGACCGTTGTTTCGCCCATTCCGCGATGAAAGTCCAAGCAATTCTCAAACTAGTACGAACATAAACATATGCAGAACACTTTGGCCGGGGCTCTTGTTTGGTCCTCGTATTGACCGTAAAACCCCGGACGCCACTGCAATATCTGCCGAACAGCAGGAAAATGACTGCATATCAGATCGACGCGACTCGCCGAATTGGACAAGTGCGAATGATGTAGATATGGGCATATTGTTTGAGAGATGGTGGACTCCGAACGGTGTATAG
- a CDS encoding uncharacterized protein (COG:S;~EggNog:ENOG410PIP3;~InterPro:IPR013105,IPR011990,IPR019734;~PFAM:PF07719;~go_function: GO:0005515 - protein binding [Evidence IEA]), giving the protein MRIAAAHKYYNLGHFERPVSTNSPDAQTWFNRGLIWVYAFNHEEAAKCFDQAVAHDPLCAMAYWGLAYAVGPNYNKPWDRFDKRDLRISTRRGYDASRKAKELSNTSPRRVAAWEHAVIEAMQCRFDRGSPPTEPNVLNRNYAAAMDRVYRKFGEDIEIAVLYADALMNVTPWALWNLFTGEPAPNAPTLLVKDVLGYALTLDKAYQHPGLLHLYIHFIEMSPTPELGINVADRLRDLVPDAGHIHHMPTHLDILVGDWRRSITSNYNATLADDKYLAQVGPYNLYTFYRLHNYHSLIYAAMFAGQRKTALDAVARMEDSVPEGVLRMISPPMADWLENFLATRLHIMIRFGMWQDLIQTDLPTDQSLYCVTTATTHYAKGLAYAATGQTNKAEEQRVLFHQARARVPPSRRAYNSKASETLAVASSMLDGELAYRMQDYEAAWSSFRKSTELDDKLPYSEPWAWMQPSRHAYAALLLEQGHLDEAARQYRADLGLDQTLIRPRRHPKNVWSLQGYHECLTRMGRAQEAATIEPALRLAVAVADVPIKASCFCRLDTTQASVVMGRDGEGRHNRL; this is encoded by the coding sequence ATGCGCATTGCTGCTGCCCACAAGTACTACAATCTCGGCCACTTCGAGCGCCCTGTCAGCACAAACAGCCCCGACGCACAGACCTGGTTCAACCGCGGGCTCATCTGGGTCTACGCCTTCAACCacgaggaggcggcgaaATGCTTCGACCAGGCCGTCGCCCATGACCCCCTGTGTGCCATGGCCTACTGGGGTCTGGCCTACGCAGTTGGTCCAAACTACAATAAGCCCTGGGACCGCTTCGATAAGCGCGATCTACGCATCTCCACGCGGCGGGGCTACGATGCATCCAGGAAAGCAAAGGAGCTGTCAAATACGAGCCCCCGACGCGTCGCTGCGTGGGAACACGCCGTCATCGAGGCGATGCAGTGCCGCTTCGACCGTGGGAGTCCTCCGACCGAGCCAAATGTGCTGAATCGCAATTACGCTGCTGCGATGGACCGCGTCTATAGGAAATTCGGCGAGGATATTGAAATCGCTGTCCTCTATGCTGATGCCTTGATGAATGTTACCCCGTGGGCTCTCTGGAATTTGTTTACGGGAGAGCCTGCGCCTAATGCGCCGACGCTGCTTGTTAAGGATGTCCTCGGATATGCGCTTACTCTGGACAAGGCATACCAGCATCCGGGGTTGTTGCATCTGTATATCCACTTTATTGAGATGTCGCCTACGCCAGAGCTGGGCATAAATGTCGCCGATCGTCTGCGCGATCTGGTTCCAGACGCAGGACATATCCACCATATGCCCACGCATCTCGATATCCTAGTTGGCGACTGGAGACGCTCCATCACATCCAACTATAACGCCACGTTAGCAGACGACAAATACCTCGCCCAAGTAGGGCCCTATAACCTCTACACCTTCTACCGCCTCCACAACTACCACTCACTCATATACGCAGCCATGTTCGCAGGCCAACGCAAGACAGCACTGGATGCAGTCGCGCGCATGGAGGATTCCGTACCAGAAGGCGTGCTGCGCATGATCTCGCCACCCATGGCTGACTGGCTCGAGAACTTCCTCGCAACGCGTCTACACATCATGATCCGCTTCGGGATGTGGCAGGACCTCATCCAGACCGACCTCCCAACAGACCAATCCCTGTACTGCGTGACAACGGCAACGACACACTATGCCAAAGGCCTTGCCTACGCAGCAACCGGCCAGACCAACAAAGCAGAAGAACAACGCGTTCTCTTTCATCAAGCCCGCGCCCGAGTCCCGCCCTCGCGACGGGCATATAATAGTAAAGCCTCCGAGACACTCGCCGTGGCATCCTCAATGCTAGACGGAGAACTCGCCTACCGCATGCAAGACTACGAAGCGGCCTGGTCATCGTTCCGCAAATCCACCGAACTGGACGATAAACTCCCCTACAGCGAACCCTGGGCGTGGATGCAACCCAGCAGACATGCATACGCGGCTCTTCTCCTCGAGCAGGGACACCTCGATGAGGCAGCGAGGCAATACCGCGCGGACCTGGGTCTCGACCAGACGCTTATCCGCCCGCGTCGGCATCCGAAGAATGTCTGGTCGCTGCAGGGGTATCATGAGTGTTTGACGAGAATGGGACGGGCTCAGGAGGCGGCGACGATTGAGCCGGCGCTGAGACTTGCTGTTGCGGTGGCGGATGTTCCTATCAAAGCTTCTTGTTTTTGTAGGCTGGATACGACGCAGGCGTCGGTCGTTATGGggagggatggggagggaagACATAATCGGTTGTAG
- a CDS encoding uncharacterized protein (COG:S;~EggNog:ENOG410PKJ0;~InterPro:IPR015915,IPR011043;~PFAM:PF13854;~SECRETED:SignalP(1-19);~TransMembrane:1 (n7-14c19/20o498-521i);~go_function: GO:0005515 - protein binding [Evidence IEA]), producing MPNRWRLAVLAALVGSSQAQLAQNGTSICSWGQLRANVVSDTVYLDGGELYKEIAVSNGDTTLDNDGNPDSITYYLNLSSTFNTKTDDLTALFGELQKTGDIEGSNLAPNYNDGVMFANDGMFILYGGYLQPSNSASYPPSGQTIAYEKYQYGPEISDFSPRIKQIEMDDVSWHITNGAGVSSPSEYLGFYISGVHAPGWGETLDNGNSTELSHQMITVDTSKMLDPKFSNASIPSYVKPRTNAEAVWLPVADRGIVVLIGGVTYPEIFYSKGLSPDQVDESEENDPAFMRTVSIYDIEGDNWYIQNTTGDFPPQLASFCSVYASAPDGSSQNIYIYGGFDGVSRQNDTTDDVYVLSLPSFEWIKLYDGDSDSGRKQHKCVKPYPDKMLVLGGRQVALWPCIEPIRVFNLNTGRFQDTYDPEDWEEYKVPDLVSGRIGGNADGGATKTEPETWINSTLADVFEKKYSKTIETHYPYESSATPTTTSVSGGGGGGFPRWAGAVIGVVLGVLLIAGVLAFFFIRRRRKRGARRQSEVSGITSRVANWVNAGAFGPASKDPENSTIVSGDITSGSTAVGHESLVNAPPMAQATQEVAGDPVYEMQGNTSTAAQQAAFAVELPTPFNQDTANPVSPSATLPVGYTSPVSPEVPQEKDGDETSRPGHQRNVSSLSSVPSYDPALGEESDSVAQRPRYVSGVSEASVSSAGTRAEGTSTAFSNRGLGLEDIPDEDHRER from the exons ATGCCCAATAGATGGAGactggcggtgctggcggcCCTTGTAGGGTCGTCGCAGGCGCAGTTGGCTCAGAACGGTACTTCCATATGCAGCTGGGGACAGCTCAGAG CAAACGTCGTCAGCGACACCGTCTATCTGGATGGAGGCGAACTGTACAAGGAGAT AGCTGTTTCCAACGGCGACACGACACTGGATAACGACGGAAATCCGGACTCCATAACATACTACCTAAATCTCTCATCGACCTTCAACACCAAAACCGACGATCTCACCGCACTGTTTGGCGAGCTCCAGAAGACCGGTGACATAGAAGGTAGCAACCTGGCTCCCAACTACAACGATGGAGTCATGTTCGCCAACGACGGCATGTTCATTCTTTATGG CGGCTATCTTCAGCCGTCAAACAGCGCGAGCTACCCACCGTCAGGCCAAACCATTGCATACGAGAAGTACCAATACGGGCCCGAGATCAGCGATTTCTCGCCCAGGATCAAACAGATCGAAATGGACGATGTGAGCTGGCACATCACCAACGGCGCCGGCGTCTCGTCGCCCAGCGAGTACCTGGGCTTCTACATTAGCGGCGTCCATGCGCCGGGCTGGGGCGAAACATTGGACAACGGTAACTCGACAGAGCTCTCCCACCAAATGATCACCGTGGACACGTCCAAGATGTTGGACCCCAAGttctccaacgcctccaTTCCCAGCTATGTCAAGCCACGCACAAATGCAGAGGCCGTGTGGCTTCCGGTCGCGGACAGGGGAATCGTCGTCCTTATCGGCGGTGTCACTTACCCTGAAATATTCTACTCTAAGGGACTCTCTCCCGATCAGGTAGACGAAAGCGAAGAAAACGATCCAGCTTTCATGCGTACTGTCTCCATATACGATATCGAGGGAGACAATTG GTAcatccaaaacaccaccGGCGATTTCCCACCGCAGCTCGCCTCATTCTGCTCCGTGTACGCCAGTGCCCCAGACGGCTCCTCCCAAAATATCTACATCTATGGCGGATTCGACGGCGTATCACGGCAAAACGATACAACGGACGACGTATATGTGCTCTCACTGCCGTCCTTCGAATGGATCAAGCTCTATGACGGCGACAGCGATAGTGGTCGCAAGCAACATAAGTGCGTCAAACCGTATCCCGACAAGATGCTTGTGCTGGGAGGCCGCCAAGTCGCGCTCTGGCCCTGTATTGAACCCATCCGCGTGTTTAATTTGAATACGGGGCGTTTCCAGGATACGTATGACCCGGAGGACTGGGAGGAGTATAAAGTGCCTGATTTGGTTTCTGGCCGGATTGGGGGGAA TGCCGACGGCGGCGCAACAAAGACTGAGCCTGAGACTTGGATTAACAGCACCCTCGCCGACGTCTTCGAGAAGAAATACAGCAAGACTATCGAAACTCATTACCCCTACGAAAGCAGCGCAACCCCAACGACTACATCTGTCTCCgggggcggcggcggcggtttCCCACGCTGGGCAGGCGCAGTCATCGGCGTCGTCCTCGGGGTGCTTCTAATAGCTGGCGTACTcgcattcttcttcattcgACGCCGCAGAAAGAGAGGCGCACGCCGCCAGAGCGAAGTGTCCGGTATTACATCCCGCGTCGCGAACTGGGTAAATGCCGGCGCATTCGGACCTGCGTCGAAGGATCCTGAGAACTCCACCATCGTGTCGGGCGACATTACGAGCGGCAGCACGGCTGTTGGACATGAGTCGTTGGTTAATGCTCCTCCTATGGCTCAGGCTACGCAGGAGGTCGCGGGTGATCCTGTTTATGAAATGCAGG gcaaTACCTCCACTGCTGCACAGCAGGCTgcttttgctgttgagctGCCTACTCCTTTCAACCAGGATACGGCGAATCCAGTCTCGCCGTCTGCGACGCTTCCTGTCGGGTATACCTCGCCTGTTTCGCCGGAGGTGCCGCAGGAGAAAGACGGCGACGAAACCTCACGACCGGGACACCAGCGGAACGTGTCTAGTTTATCTAGCGTACCGTCGTATGATCCAGCGCTAGGCGAGGAGTCGGACAGTGTCGCGCAACGGCCGCGTTATGTGTCTGGAGTGTCGGAGGCGAGTGTCAGTTCTGCGGGGACGAGGGCTGAAGGGACTAGCACGGCGTTCAGTAACAGGGGGCTTGGGCTGGAGGATATTCCCGATGAGGACCACCGTGAGCGGTGA
- a CDS encoding uncharacterized protein (COG:Q;~EggNog:ENOG410PF95;~InterPro:IPR036291,IPR002347;~PFAM:PF00106,PF13561;~go_process: GO:0055114 - oxidation-reduction process [Evidence IEA]), whose translation MPPQNREYVSDVWKDNLFSEKVVFCTGGAGTICSAQVRALVYLGANACIVGRNVEKTERVATEIATVRTGARVLGIGGIDVRDSEGLKAAADRCVEELGGIDYAIAGAAGNFLASVNNISSNAFKSVMDIDVLGSYNTVKATIPHLVKSAEKHRNEPANPRRKGTGGRIIFLSSTTHYIGSPFQTHLAAAKAGVDAMSNNVALEFGPYGVTANVITPGPIENTEGVARLVPAGSEAAVRKGQPLGRYGLTKDIADATVYLLSESGSYVSGHTLVVDGASWRAPGGSLGMGNSLAYPDSLLSGNAVAGVKGRKEQKL comes from the exons ATGCCCCCGCAAAACCGAGAGTATGTTAGCGATGTCTGGAAGGATAACCTATTCA GCGAAAAGGTAGTTTTTTGCACAGGTGGCGCAGGAACGATATGCAGTGCGCAAGTCCGGGCGCTGGTCTACCTGGGAGCGAACGCCTGCATCGTAGGACGGAATGTGGAAAAGACCGAGAGAGTAGCTACAGAGATTGCGACAGTTAGGACAGGGGCAAGAGTTCTTGGGATTGGCGGCATCGATGTCAGAGACAGCGAGGGTTTGAAAGCTGCAGCAGATCGCTGTGTAGAGGAGTTGGGAGGGATTGACTATGCGAT AGCCGGAGCTGCAGGGAATTTCCTCGCCTCTGTCAACAACATTTCTTCCAACGCATTCAAGTCAGTCATGGACATCGACGTCCTGGGCTCCTACAACACCGTTAAAGCCACGATACCGCATCTCGTCAAATCCGCAGAGAAACATCGAAACGAACCAGCGAACCCAAGGCGAAAAGGTACCGGAGGCCGTATCATCTTCCTCAGTTCTACGACCCACTATATCGGTTCCCCCTTCCAGACTCATCTCGCGGCTGCAAAGGCCGGCGTAGATGCCATGTCTAACAATGTTGCGCTCGAGTTTGGACCGTATGGAGTGACCGCAAACGTGATCACTCCTGGGCCGATAGAAAACACGGAG GGTGTTGCACGCCTAGTACCTGCAGGCAGTGAAGCTGCTGTGAGAAAAGGCCAGCCACTGGGCAGGTACGGCTTAACGAAGGACATTGCAGATGCAACTGTCTACCTGCTATCGGAATCCGGTAGCTATGTCAGCGGCCACACACTAGTCG TGGACGGCGCATCGTGGAGGGCGCCAGGAGGTTCCCTGGGCATGGGGAATAGCTTGGCTTATCCCGATTCTCTACTGTCTGGAAATGCTGTGGCTGGCGTGAAAGGTCGGAAGGAACAGAAACTCTAG
- a CDS encoding NAD(P)-dependent alcohol dehydrogenase (COG:Q;~EggNog:ENOG410PK6E;~InterPro:IPR013154,IPR013149,IPR002328,IPR036291, IPR011032,IPR020843;~PFAM:PF00107,PF08240;~go_function: GO:0008270 - zinc ion binding [Evidence IEA];~go_function: GO:0016491 - oxidoreductase activity [Evidence IEA];~go_process: GO:0055114 - oxidation-reduction process [Evidence IEA]) has product MTKTNSTRALVAHEPSNGQLNWKLEDVNLRELQPNELLVRIVAVGVCHTDLVFGMWPPDQIPYPKVLGHEGSGIVLQAGADVRSASTGDPVLLSFQCCNACKNCAASHPSFCDQFGLLNYGGDGSSYTTSENKELRGAFFGQSSFAQVAIVKESSVVNVSGSIESEEELKIFAPMGCGFQTGMGTVENVADAGEDDAVVVLGLGGVGLLSIVAAKLKGCKAIIGIDRLPERLELAKELGATGVINTLDKDVDIAERLAELTNGEGASVTIDTTGNLDLIRQAVQWTTNRGQIILVGVPAPDAQLDVHLIQFMQTGKIIRGSIEGDATPSKYIPKMIKWYRERKLPIEKLIKLYPMDKFQEALADMKTGATVKPVLVW; this is encoded by the exons ATgaccaagaccaacagcACGCGCGCCCTCGTGGCCCACGAACCCTCAAACGGCCAACTGAACTGGAAACTAGAAGACGTCAACCTCCGCGAACTCCAACCCAACGAGCTGCTCGTCCGCATCGTAGCAGTGGGCGTGTGCCACACAGATCTCGTCTTCGGAATGTGGCCGCCCGATCAGATCCCCTATCCCAAGGTCTTAGGACACGAAG GCTCCGGGATAGTCCTCCAAGCAGGCGCGGACGTGCGCAGTGCAAGCACCGGAGATCcggtcctcctctccttccaaTGCTGCAACGCATGCAAGAACTGCGCCGCCTCGCACCCGTCCTTCTGCGACCAATTCGGGTTATTGAACTACGGCGGCGATGGGAGTTCATACACCACATCCGAAAACAAAGAGCTGCGTGGTGCGTTCTTTGGACAGTCATCGTTTGCGCAGGTGGCCATTGTCAAGGAGAGTTCGGTGGTGAATGTTTCTGGTTCAATagagagtgaggaggagcttAAGATCTTTGCGCCGATGGGGTGTGGGTTCCAGACTGGGATGGGGACTGTGGAGAATGTTGCGGATGctggtgaggatgatgcggttgttgttcttgggctGGGTGGTGTGGGATTGTTATCTATCGTG GCCGCCAAACTCAAGGGCTGTAAAGCCATCATCGGGATAGATAGACTGCCTGAAAGGCTGGAGTTGGCAAAAGAGCTTGGAGCAACGGGGGTTATCAATACACTGGACAAGGACGTGGACATCGCAGAGAGACTTGCAGAGTTGACAAACGGTGAAGGCGCCTCTGTGACGATAGACACGACAGGGAATCTGGACCTGATCCGACAAGCGGTACAATGGACGACGAATAGAGGGCAGATCATCCTAGTCGGAGTGCCAGCTCCAGATGCTCAGCTTGACGTCCATCTCATCCAATTCATGCAG ACTGGGAAGATTATCCGTGGTAGCATTGAAGGCGATGCAACTCCATCCAAG TATATCCCGAAGATGATTAAATGGTACCGAGAGAGAAAGCTCCCTATTGAGAAGCTGATCAAGTTGTATCCG ATGGATAAATTCCAAGAGGCGCTCGCTGATATGAAGACTGGTGCTACTGTAAAACCAGTTCTTGTTTGgtag